From one Humulus lupulus chromosome 8, drHumLupu1.1, whole genome shotgun sequence genomic stretch:
- the LOC133796145 gene encoding uncharacterized protein LOC133796145: MSFQQLEDESTSDAWERFKVLLRKCPHHGILHCIQVETFYNGLNVASRMVLDASTNGAVLSKSYNEAFEILERIASNNYQWSNTRAPTSRKVAGVLEVDALTALTAQMASMTNILKNMSLGNNIQPAAAIQSGDISCVYCGDGHMFENCPSNPAAVCYVGNQNFNRNSGPYSNSYNPAWRQHPNLSWRGQGASSSNTPAPVKQAYPPGFSQQPRALQPQHPQGSQSNSLESLMRDYMAKNDAMIQSQAASLRNLEMQLGQLANELKNRAQGSLPSDTENPRRDGKEHCKAINLRNEKILENSEEKIKGSGEPTSIQTEGESSNKTAQEVTETGPVATAKGQQSVSVNSRPKPPLPFPQRFWKQQQDGQFRKFLDVLKQLHINIPLVEALEKMPNYVKFLQDILTKKRRLGEFETVALIEGCSAMLKSKIPPKLKDPGSFTIPCSIGGRDVGRALCDLGASINLMPMSIFKKLGIGEARPTTVTLQLADRSMAHPEGKIEDVLVQVDKFIFPANFIILDYEADIEVPIILGRPFHATGRTLIDVQNGELTMRVNDQQVTFSLFKAMKFPDEVEECLRIDVIDTLVAERLNKSVEKAAMDTQIFEYFEDSSSEEEQIITWVDSYKKAKKFNKIFEALNLPEKHFQPPKPSVEEPPQLELKPLPSHLKYVYLGENDTLPLIISSCLEPIAEVTETAQEGYWMDNGRYSRN; encoded by the coding sequence ATGTCTTTCCAGCAGCTTGAAGATGAATCAACCAGTGATGCATGGGAGAGATTTAAGGTGCTTTTGCGGAAGTGTCCACACCACGGCATCCTGCACTGTATACAGGTGGAGACCTTCTATAATGGCCTCAATGTagcttctagaatggtgttaGATGCCTCGACCAATGGTGCTGTCTTGTCCAAGTCTTATAATGAAGCATTCGAAATTTTGGAAAGGATAGCCAGTAATAATTATCAATGGTCCAACACAAGAGCTCCAACAAGTAGAAAAGTGGCGGGGGTTCTTGAAGTAGATGCATTAACAGCTTTGACAGCCCAAATGGCTTCCATGACTAATATTCTGAAAAATATGAGTTTGGGGAACAACATTCAGCCAGCTGCTGCTATTCAAAGTGGAGACATTTCCTGTGtatattgtggagatgggcacatgtttgaaaattgcccttctaaccCAGCAGCAGTTTGTTATGTGGGAAACCAGAATTTTAACCGAAACAGTGGCCCGTACTCAAATTCGTATAACCCAGCTTGGAGGCAGCATCCGAATCTGTCTTGGAGGGGTCAAGGAGCAAGTTCCAGCAACACACCAGCACCAGTAAAGCAAGCTTATCCACCAGGTTTTTCTCAGCAACCACGGGCTCTACAACCGCAACACCCTCAAGGCTCCCAATCTAATtctttggagagtttaatgagggattatatggccaagaatgatgcAATGATACAGAGTCAGGCAGCATCTCTTCGAAACCTGGAAATGCAGCTGGGGCAATTGGCCAATGAATTAAAAAATAGGGCGCAAGGTTCTTTACCTAGTGACACGGAGAATCCAAGGAGGGATGGGAAGGAACATTGTAAGGCTATCAATCTAAGGAATGAAAAAATTCTGGAAAATTCTGAGGAGAAAATAAAGGGCAGTggggagcccacttcaatccaaaccgAAGGAGAATCGAGTAACAAAACTGCCCAGGAAGTTACTGAAACTGGCCCAGTTGCTACAGCAAAGGGTCAGCAATCTGTCTCTGTAAATTCTAGACCTAAACCGCCCCTTCCATTTCCTCAGAGATTTTGGAAACAGCAACAAGATGGTCAATTCAggaagtttttggatgtgttGAAACAGCTGCATATTAACATCCCCTTGGTCGAAGCACTGGAGAAAATGCCAAATTATGTTAAGTTCTTACAGGATATCTTGACGAAGAAAAGGAGATTGGGGGAGTTTGAGACTGTAGCTCTTATAGAGGGTTGCAGTGCTATGTTGAAAAGTAAGATTCCTCCTAAGTTGAAAGACCCTGGCAGTTTTACAATTCCGTGTTCTATTGGAGGTCGGGATGTTGGAAGAGCATTATGTGATTTGGGCGCGAGCATTAACCTCATGCCAATGTCTATCTTTAAGAAGCTAGGTATTGGTGAAGCACGACCTACGACTGTTACATTGCAGCTTGCTGATAGATCCATGGCTcatcccgagggcaaaatagagGATGTTCTAGTACAAGTTGATAAGTTTATTTTTCCGGCCAACTTTATCATCCTGGACTATGAAGCGGATATAGAAGTGCCCATTATATTGGGTCGGCCATTTCATGCTACGGGGCGTACTCTCATTGATGTGCAGAATGGGGAACTTACTATGCGAGTTAATGACCAGCAAGTCACTTTTAGTTTGTTCAAAGCAATGAAGTTTCCTGATGAAGTTGAAGAGTGTTTAAGAATTGATGTGATTGACACTCTAGTAGCTGAAAGACTTAACAAAAGTGTGGAAAAAGCTGCAATGGATACTCAGATTTTTGAATACTTTGAGGATTCTAGTAGTGAGGAAGAGCAGATAATTACTTGGGTGGATTCTTATAAAAAAGCGAAAAAATTCAACAAAATTTTTGAGGCTTTGAATCTGCCAGAAAAGCACTTCCAGCCACCAAAACCGTCTGTTGAAGAGCCACCGCAGCTAGAGTTAAAGCCGCTGCCCAGCCACTTGAAGTATGTGTACTTGGGTGAAAATGACACACTGCCTCTGATAATTTCTTCCTGCCTGGAGCCTATTGCTGAAGTTACTGAAACAGCACAAGAGGGCTATTGGATGGACAATGGCCGATATTCAAGGAATTAG